In the Zingiber officinale cultivar Zhangliang chromosome 5A, Zo_v1.1, whole genome shotgun sequence genome, aagtgggtcaaggataaccggacacttggcacgaggagaaaagtccaagtgggtcaaagggattgaccggacacttggtgagggagtcctagtaggtcaagggtgaccggatgctaggcatgatgtaccaacaagtcatggttgaccggatgttggtttaggggactttggacttgattttgggcaaaaatcatgagttggatcgatcagccgatcaattggctcatgcccaatcgatcggctgatcgattgggtgagtcttcgtgacaagcctcctcccaatctattagtggatcgattgggagaagctcatGATCGCACAGAAAactctagatcgatcggtcgatcgattcagagcctccaatcgattagccgatcgattgggagctgtgatttcacgcgataagccctggatcgatcggtcgatcgatccaaagcctccccaatcgattgagagcaatccaatcgattgggattcgaccgttggcgctggataaagacgttggcgtgcgatttcgtcGGTAGAACTCTCGGCTTTCTTCTCCAGCGACACCAACGATTCCACAGCTtttccacagagttctcaccgtcAGTTCttaaagattcttggaggcttgtgctggtgcacgtccaagttaagaggcgaggaagaagttaggattagggtttcttgtgcaaacttgtaagatcttattgtattttgtttccctttcctttcttcttgtactgagagcttgtaaggcttctccgccttcggtagttaccgaaaaggattgtttacatagtggagagtgcgtgagtgtgtggatccttggactagtcacctcttcttgaggtggataccaagtaaatccctagagttagcttTGTTGTGTTATCTCTTGTATTTTCCACTGCtatcatcttgaagaaacaagcaacgacgagcacgagatcgcgccgagctattccccccccccccccctctagctacattttcagTCCCAACACTAAGTACCCCTCACAGTCTGTCCCTCAGATTATACAAAAGAAAGTAAATTATGGAGTAAGCTTATAGCCAACTGTCAAGAGGCTAAGGGGTGAGAAAAGTTTTTTTCCCAATAATATGCGTCCACTAAAAATTGATTACTACTCATTATAGTAAATTTATCCTCCTCTAACCAACTGAATACaccataaaaataccaaatatgtATTATAACATCTATAATTCATAACTCTTGTAATATAAACATTTTATCTCTAATCAACATTAGTCCATCTCAATAATATCATAGTATAACATCTACACATAATATTAGtcgttataatataatatataaatttatttttaccaATATTAATCAGTATTGTATTATAAACACTACAAATCGatcaaataattattataataacaCTAAAAATAAGAaccgttttaaaaaaaaataaaatatatagaaaCAGCTGACGAGATatcattttaataataaataatactAAAAATAAGATCcgtttcaaatatatatatatatatatatatatatatatatatatatatatatattgatacgAATATGATAGGAGGGGGTAGAGAAGAAATAAGGGGAAAGAAGGAGGGTATTTAGGTCTTTTCGCTAACTAGGACTTTAAGTGGGGTATGCACTGTAGCATGCAGGAGGGAGGTGGGTTTTTCGTGGCTGGTTTTCCGCCGCCACAGTAGCTGgtttcttccttctcctcgcgTCGACGTCGCCGGAGCCGAGGTCGTCGGCCGCCTCTTCTccactcctctccttctcttcaccACTGGCCGCTACCACTCCTCCctttccctctctttctctccgCCGCCAACAGGGCTGCTTCGTGCGTGTTCTAGCCGCCACCAACAGGGAAGAaggtcttctccctctctctcgcCGCCAGCCCCTTCACGCGAGGCTCCTCGCCGGCGCCGGCCAACAGCTGCCACTCCACCTCTCCTCCAAGCCACCATCACACGCCGGAAGACACCATCCCCACTGGACCAACCTCGCTGCCCCCGAGCACTCCTCGCGACGCCGCCGCCTGACCGGCCACTGCTCCTCTCTCCTTCCTCTCTCGCTGGTAGCAACCTCTAGCCACCTTCACCGCCACCTTCACAACGTCGGCGACAgatcctccctcttcctcttcctctccacaGCGAAGGCGACTGcccctccatcttcttcctccttctcctcacaACGCCGGTCACAGCAccgcctcctccttccttctcctcactatgctGCCATCCTCCTCCTCGGCTGTCGTTGCTTCCTCTCCTGTTTGTGCATACTACCGGCGACGCCAGCAGTCGGCGCCCATAGCCGCCAGCTGCCGCCTTTTGGACTGCAGTACAGCCAAGCATGGTCTCACCAGCGGTCTCCTCCAGGACGCCGCAGCGTTGCTTCTCATACTGCTTCATCTCAGGCCACTTCTGGATCGCCCGCATCGTCGAGTATCGTTGATGCGGGTCGGACCTCCGAGTCCGCGTTGTCGCTATATTCTGTCATTACTTGTATGATATTTTTTATGTCTCGGTCTGCATGCCGGTGTTTTGtcccggtctgcgtaccggtgttttgtcccggcctacgtgccgataTTTTATCTCGGCCTACGTGCTGATCTCGTTTCCCAGTCTGTATGTTGACTTCGTGTCTaggcctgcgtgccgttagtaCCCTCGGCCTGCGTGCCGGTATTATATCCAGACCTGCAGCTCGTCCTCCGGGTCCGTGCTTCGTTCAACATCTCGTCGTCAGGTCCAGCTCTCTAGCCTGATCGGAGTCATCTACTCTAatgggtcgcgacaactcgagccgcgtcccatccgagggcgcccccctcggccagggtacgttcctcgTTCATATTTCATATGCATTTTCATTATTTCATGGCTTAGTCttatactcatatattcgttggatctgcctcgagcatcggggtaccgggggaTGGGTCAACCCGGTCGCTAACTGCATGTAACGTTGActagaggacttttgaagacttggtcaacacgggagccatctcagcacacccccctccgggacatcgtgactcggtcaacatttcatccacctcaTCTGACGATCCGTctaactcagcttccggacgggatgaTATATAGAAATAGTGAAACAGTGAATGAGATGtccttttaataataaataaaaatgagATTAATTTCAATGAAAAgctatgtgttttttttttttaatttttgcctAATATTATTATGTACAGTGAGATTGATAAAAATATCCTCTAATCATTGCAACTAAATTGGTAAAAATATATGTGTTTACTGTCTAATGTCTAATTCACCACGTTGCTCCTGCATTCCCGCTCCGCCCTAGGAAAATCACCTTCCACCGCACAGCACAACGTAAACAGGGAGGTAGCGCATCGTTATATTAGGAGCTTCCTCTTGCATTTCGTTTATTCAAACTTAGCTATCATTTTGCAACGATGGACTCAGTGTCACAATCTTTTCCTCTAGCTGCAGTGGCCGTGGACAAGGATAAGAGCAGCCAAGGAGCCTTGAAATGGGCCCTCGATAATGTCGCAGTCAGGGGCCAAACCCTCATACTCATTCACGTCAACACTCATGCCGTTTCACGTAAGCTGTTTGTCTTATTGCTGCATTCCACAACTTCTCTAGAAACTAAAAACAGAGTAAGATCTAATGCCAAAATTCAACATAATTAATGCAGCGGATAGTATACGCAGGGAAATACTTACTCCTTTTCGATGTTTCTGCACCAGAAAAGATGTGAGTCACTAACTTCATTCCTCTAAATGCATGAACAGAAAAAGAATTTGCAATTAATCATCTCTGCTGATCAACAGATCAAAGTCATGGATATGATCTTGGAGGGCACTGACGTAGCTAAGGGCGTAGTGGAGTTCATCTCTCAGTCGGGGATCAACAAACTAGTCGTCGGAGCATCGAGAGGAGGCTTTGTGAGGTATCTTAACATTCTTCTAAAGCACTGCTCGAACGAAGTTTCTCACTGTCTGCATACTACTACCAGATCATTCAGAAACTTGGACATCAGCGTCAACATTTACAAAACCGTGCCTGATTTCTGCACTGCTTATGTGATAAGCAAAGGCAAGCTCTCCTCTGTTAAAAATGCGATCCGACCAGCTCCGGCCGTTTCGCCTTTGAGAATCCAGCTCCAGAAACAAGCCAACGCAGATCAACCAAGTCAACAGGAGAAGAAAGGTACGATGATCGACTTAACTTGTCATTTGGCTCGACTAGTTTCACGAACAACTGAAGGAGGCATACATTTGTCAGGTGATGCTGCAGCTTCGACTCTCAATCTGAGTAAAGAAACAGAATCAATCAGGTAAGATAAGCAACATGACAGACGTGTAGGTATCTGTTCGTCCTCTCATCTCGCCTCTCTGTTTCAATGCCTTCGAACAGGTCACCGTTGACGAGAGGGACCTATGGATTTAAGTCCGATGTAGATTTGACGTCGGGCAGTGACATATCGTTTGTAAGCAGTGGGAGGAGGAGCACTGATCAGGTCTTCCCTCCGAGGATCTATTGCTTGCCTGACAACAACCTTGCTCACAGCTTCGAGTCTCGACTATCGCCTCGCAAGTCTGTGGGTGTTCATTCCGCTATGAACGGGTACTCTTTTTCTCAGGAGAGCTTTGCATCTGACGCATCGGTACGTGAATACAGTTAGCAAAAGAAATCTAGAAAGCACAAAAAGTTCTGTGCATGATCGAGGAGATGAAATGCATGCCTTGGAACTTGCAGGAATATCAAGAAGCAGAGATAAATAGACTGAAACTGGAACTCAAGCAGACAATGGATATGTACAACGCAGCTTGCAAGGAAGCGCTTCTGTCTAAACAGAAGGCAAAGGAGCTCCATCACTCGAAGATGGAGGGGAAACAGAGACTCGAAATCGCCCGACTCGCGGAAGAAGCCGCCTTGGTTCTGGTAGAGAAGGAGAAAGCAAAGTGCAAGGCAGCATTGGAAGCAGCCGAAGCAGCCCAAAGGAAGGCGGAACTGGAAGCGCATAAAAGGAGAGAAGTGGAGATAAAGGCCATGAAACAATCCGTCGACAAGAATCCCTCGAATTCGTTTGTGCAAACGGACGCGAGGTACAGGAGATACAAGATCGAGGAGATCGAGGAAGCCACAGAGTACTTTGCGGCGGACAAAAAGGTTGGAGAAGGAGGGTACGGTCCCGTCTACAAATGCTATCTCGATCACACGCCTGTGGCCGTCAAGGTACTGCGACCGGATGCGGCCCAGGGGAGGTCTCAGTTTCAGCACGAGGTTGAGATTCTTAGTTGCATCCGGCACCCAAACATGGTCCTCCTCCTCGGTGCTTGCCCGGAGTACGG is a window encoding:
- the LOC121982970 gene encoding U-box domain-containing protein 52-like, whose translation is MHEQKKNLQLIISADQQIKVMDMILEGTDVAKGVVEFISQSGINKLVVGASRGGFVRSFRNLDISVNIYKTVPDFCTAYVISKGKLSSVKNAIRPAPAVSPLRIQLQKQANADQPSQQEKKGTMIDLTCHLARLVSRTTEGGIHLSGDAAASTLNLSKETESIR
- the LOC121982969 gene encoding U-box domain-containing protein 35-like — its product is MPSNRSPLTRGTYGFKSDVDLTSGSDISFVSSGRRSTDQVFPPRIYCLPDNNLAHSFESRLSPRKSVGVHSAMNGYSFSQESFASDASEYQEAEINRLKLELKQTMDMYNAACKEALLSKQKAKELHHSKMEGKQRLEIARLAEEAALVLVEKEKAKCKAALEAAEAAQRKAELEAHKRREVEIKAMKQSVDKNPSNSFVQTDARYRRYKIEEIEEATEYFAADKKVGEGGYGPVYKCYLDHTPVAVKVLRPDAAQGRSQFQHEVEILSCIRHPNMVLLLGACPEYGCLVYEYMANGSLDDRLFRRGNTPPIPWQYRFRIAAEIATCLLFLHQTKPEPLVHRDLKPANILLDQNYTSKISDVGLARLLPPSVADQVTQYRMTTAAGTFCYIDPEYQQTGMLGTRSDIYSFGILLLQLITAKPPMGLTHQVDRSIETGTFRQVLDPSIQNWPIDEALRFAKLALNCAELRRKDRPDLGTVVLPELNWLRAFGEENTQQFAVDNNVGASSSHDRFSVQVIKVFSPLHLSCMSLD